In Pseudomonas sp. ADAK2, the genomic window CCCAACAGGTCGGAGAGGCGCGCCTGGCTGTGCACCCAGTCTTCCACGGTCAACACCGGGAAGTCGGCGCCGAACGGCTTGCCGGTTTCCGGGTTGAGGCTGCTCGGGCCGGTGGAGCCGTTGCAGCCGCCGAGGTTGTTCAGGCTGACCACGAAGAACTTGCTGGTGTCGATCGGCTTGCCGGGGCCGATGCAGCTGTCCCACCAACCGGGTTTGCGGTCGTCGGGGCTGTGGAAACCGGCAGCGTGATGGTGCCCGGACAAGGCGTGGCAGATCAGCACGGCGTTGCTCGCCGTTGCATTCAGCGTGCCGTAGGTTTCGTAGATCAGGTCATAAGCTGGGAGCGAACGGCCGCAGGCCAGGGCCAGGGGTTCACTGAAGTGCGCCACTTGCGGCGTCACCAAACCAACAGAATCGGCGGGAAAGGCAGTTGGCATCGACCCTGCTCTCGTTGAAATGAGGCGTAAGTCTAAAGACCGCTGCCCGTAGCAGCAAGCGACTACCCATGATCGTTCCCACGCAGAGCGTGGGAACGATCAGTCAAAGGGTCAGATCAACCCAAGCAGCCCATTAGGCATCAGCGCGAAGTACGCCAAACGCGGGATCAGCCAGCTTTGCAGCAACTGGATCACGATAAACGCGAAGATCGGCGAGATATCGAGGCCGCCCAGGTTTGGAATCAGCCGACGGAACGGCGCCAGTACCGGCTCGGTAATCTGCGCAACCAGTTCGGCGCCCGGATTGTGGCTGCCAGGTGCGACCCAGGACAGGATCACGCTGATGATCATCGCGTAGAAAATGATGTTCAAGAACAGCGAGAAGATCGCGATCAGGGCCCACGGCACCAGGAACAGCCAGTCGACCATGAAGCCTTTGAGCAGCAGGATCACCGCGATCAGCAGCATCTGGATGAGCAGCGCCAGCACCAGCGACGACATGTCCAGCCCGAACATGCTCGGGATGACCCGGCGCAGCGGCTTGAGCAGCGGTTGGGTGGCTTTGACGATGAACTGGCAGAGCGGGTTGTAGAAGTTCGCCCGGACCAGTTGCAGGATGAAGCGCAACAGCACGATCAGCAGGTACAGGCTGCCCAGGGTTTTAATTATGAAAATGGCAGCGTCATTGAGTCCGAGCATCATTGATTCCTTTGTAAGAGCTGATTAGCGGCCAAGTTGCTCAGC contains:
- a CDS encoding YggT family protein, which translates into the protein MLGLNDAAIFIIKTLGSLYLLIVLLRFILQLVRANFYNPLCQFIVKATQPLLKPLRRVIPSMFGLDMSSLVLALLIQMLLIAVILLLKGFMVDWLFLVPWALIAIFSLFLNIIFYAMIISVILSWVAPGSHNPGAELVAQITEPVLAPFRRLIPNLGGLDISPIFAFIVIQLLQSWLIPRLAYFALMPNGLLGLI